The Candidatus Campbellbacteria bacterium genome includes a window with the following:
- a CDS encoding acyl-ACP desaturase, with translation MIEKGFLGLYRWYMARSQEKRNWNPDKSFSWTEMQNSFSDDLITVLQGFFAVEWFVPDYTDTVLRSVRKSHGRSHFQLRWGSEEEKHADTWLNALLFSRRRTPEFLEKYKNDLRSNEYKLPWDNPLHNIVYTVFQERATQLNYLNLERIARGRSRKDVHGVDSDDVLAQVANTIAKDEVAHYHFFLEGVRLFLYYYPAQTLSAIRDVVENFAMPANEIIPNWHEFEETVYRYGIYGPREFARDVVQVVFNNLGIEGRKALARGIKETRLVPDPDGNLQQTAIWDLFDYGVVEGDVQRLHKRIARYESEIGFSEIDPTIFVPNPEIPS, from the coding sequence TTGATAGAAAAAGGATTTCTCGGGCTTTACCGTTGGTACATGGCGCGCTCACAAGAAAAGCGAAACTGGAATCCGGATAAGTCCTTTAGCTGGACAGAAATGCAGAATAGTTTTTCTGATGATTTGATAACTGTTCTGCAAGGATTCTTTGCGGTTGAATGGTTTGTACCCGACTACACGGACACAGTTTTACGCTCTGTTCGAAAGAGCCACGGTAGAAGCCATTTTCAGCTTCGCTGGGGGTCAGAAGAAGAAAAGCATGCGGACACTTGGCTCAACGCACTTTTGTTTTCAAGAAGGCGAACCCCTGAATTCCTAGAAAAATACAAAAACGACCTGAGAAGCAACGAATACAAACTTCCCTGGGACAATCCTTTGCATAACATCGTCTACACGGTTTTCCAGGAACGTGCTACCCAGCTGAACTACCTCAACCTGGAAAGAATCGCCCGGGGTAGGTCAAGAAAAGATGTTCACGGCGTTGACTCAGATGATGTACTCGCACAAGTCGCAAATACAATTGCCAAGGACGAAGTCGCTCACTACCACTTTTTCCTTGAAGGAGTCAGACTTTTCCTTTACTACTACCCTGCCCAAACCCTAAGCGCGATCAGGGATGTCGTAGAGAACTTTGCCATGCCAGCGAATGAAATAATTCCAAATTGGCACGAGTTCGAAGAAACGGTCTACCGCTATGGAATCTATGGTCCCCGAGAGTTTGCCCGTGATGTAGTCCAGGTTGTTTTTAACAATCTAGGAATAGAAGGCAGAAAAGCTCTGGCGCGAGGGATCAAAGAAACACGTCTGGTGCCCGATCCAGATGGTAATCTACAACAAACTGCCATTTGGGACCTGTTTGATTACGGCGTAGTGGAAGGAGATGTTCAGCGTCTTCATAAAAGAATAG